One stretch of Eupeodes corollae chromosome 2, idEupCoro1.1, whole genome shotgun sequence DNA includes these proteins:
- the LOC129947877 gene encoding keratin, type I cytoskeletal 9 isoform X3 — MTNILLILCFVCIILKTGSALSSEDNKTSKATENYSNVAKDKAEDLEGAETVGKLFNLKGIFPSYGTYPSYGSGRYPSTGGGYYPSSSGGYYPSSSGGYYPSSSGGYYPSSGGDYYPSYNKPSNGFYPSSGYYPSASGGGVGVGGGSSGFYPSTGTNILGHGAGAYPSQSYYPSTNPWYRTTSDHATTLSSSHGGYARSTFV, encoded by the exons atgacgaatattttattgattttgtgttttgtg tGCATCATACTAAAAACTGGAAGTGCTTTATCCAGCGAAGACAATAAAACCTCAAAAGCCACTGAAAATTATAGTAATGTTGCAAAGGACAAGGCTGAAGACTTAGAAGGAGCTGAAACTGTTGGAAAAT TATTCAACTTAAAGGGAATATTTCCTTCCTATGGCACATACCCTAGTTATGGATCTGGAAGGTACCCTTCGACAGGTGGTGGTTACTACCCATCGTCAAGTGGAGGTTATTATCCCTCATCGAGTGGGGGTTATTATCCTTCTTCTAGTGGTGGCTATTATCCTTCATCAGGTGGTGACTATTATCCTTCCTATAACAAACCGTCAAATGGATTCTATCCCAGTTCCGGATACTACCCCAGTGCCAGTGGTGGTGGTGTTGGTGTTGGTGGTGGTAGTTCTGGCTTCTACCCCTCAACTGGAACAAATATTCTGGGTCATGGAGCTGGTGCCTATCCCAGTCAGTCATACTATCCCTCAACAAACCCATGGTACAGAACAACGAGTGACCATGCAACGACTTTATCTTCCAGCCATGGTGGCTACG CTCGCAGCACTTTTGTTTAG
- the LOC129947877 gene encoding protein suex-1 isoform X2: MTNILLILCFVCIILKTGSALSSEDNKTSKATENYSNVAKDKAEDLEGAETVGKLFNLKGIFPSYGTYPSYGSGRYPSTGGGYYPSSSGGYYPSSSGGYYPSSSGGYYPSSGGDYYPSYNKPSNGFYPSSGYYPSASGGGVGVGGGSSGFYPSTGTNILGHGAGAYPSQSYYPSTNPWYRTTSDHATTLSSSHGGYGGYGARSTFV; encoded by the exons atgacgaatattttattgattttgtgttttgtg tGCATCATACTAAAAACTGGAAGTGCTTTATCCAGCGAAGACAATAAAACCTCAAAAGCCACTGAAAATTATAGTAATGTTGCAAAGGACAAGGCTGAAGACTTAGAAGGAGCTGAAACTGTTGGAAAAT TATTCAACTTAAAGGGAATATTTCCTTCCTATGGCACATACCCTAGTTATGGATCTGGAAGGTACCCTTCGACAGGTGGTGGTTACTACCCATCGTCAAGTGGAGGTTATTATCCCTCATCGAGTGGGGGTTATTATCCTTCTTCTAGTGGTGGCTATTATCCTTCATCAGGTGGTGACTATTATCCTTCCTATAACAAACCGTCAAATGGATTCTATCCCAGTTCCGGATACTACCCCAGTGCCAGTGGTGGTGGTGTTGGTGTTGGTGGTGGTAGTTCTGGCTTCTACCCCTCAACTGGAACAAATATTCTGGGTCATGGAGCTGGTGCCTATCCCAGTCAGTCATACTATCCCTCAACAAACCCATGGTACAGAACAACGAGTGACCATGCAACGACTTTATCTTCCAGCCATGGTGGCTACGGTGGGTATGGAG CTCGCAGCACTTTTGTTTAG
- the LOC129947877 gene encoding prisilkin-39 isoform X1, whose product MTNILLILCFVCIILKTGSALSSEDNKTSKATENYSNVAKDKAEDLEGAETVGKLFNLKGIFPSYGTYPSYGSGRYPSTGGGYYPSSSGGYYPSSSGGYYPSSSGGYYPSSGGDYYPSYNKPSNGFYPSSGYYPSASGGGVGVGGGSSGFYPSTGTNILGHGAGAYPSQSYYPSTNPWYRTTSDHATTLSSSHGGYGGYGGNGGLNSYNGYNNPRYDGKRNLGYGYHSDTDRYGFYKSPSQELSVYRGYD is encoded by the exons atgacgaatattttattgattttgtgttttgtg tGCATCATACTAAAAACTGGAAGTGCTTTATCCAGCGAAGACAATAAAACCTCAAAAGCCACTGAAAATTATAGTAATGTTGCAAAGGACAAGGCTGAAGACTTAGAAGGAGCTGAAACTGTTGGAAAAT TATTCAACTTAAAGGGAATATTTCCTTCCTATGGCACATACCCTAGTTATGGATCTGGAAGGTACCCTTCGACAGGTGGTGGTTACTACCCATCGTCAAGTGGAGGTTATTATCCCTCATCGAGTGGGGGTTATTATCCTTCTTCTAGTGGTGGCTATTATCCTTCATCAGGTGGTGACTATTATCCTTCCTATAACAAACCGTCAAATGGATTCTATCCCAGTTCCGGATACTACCCCAGTGCCAGTGGTGGTGGTGTTGGTGTTGGTGGTGGTAGTTCTGGCTTCTACCCCTCAACTGGAACAAATATTCTGGGTCATGGAGCTGGTGCCTATCCCAGTCAGTCATACTATCCCTCAACAAACCCATGGTACAGAACAACGAGTGACCATGCAACGACTTTATCTTCCAGCCATGGTGGCTACGGTGGGTATGGAGGTAATGGAGGTCTTAATTCCTATAATGGGTACAATAACCCCCGGTATGATGGAAAACGCAACCTTGGTTATGGCTATCATTCTGATACAGATCGTTATGGCTTCTATAAATCACCATCGCAAGAGCTTTCTGTGTATCGAGGTTATGactaa
- the LOC129945308 gene encoding collagen alpha-5(IV) chain-like — protein MYNVNQSGTFNAYNTPNNRPKATRTPKPRNDVGDDVDDGKYYHDDSGKYTHIEGPKGPGAVGYEHIEGPEGGVGGEGGFGGNGGFGGNGGFGPGGPGGPGGPGGPNGPNGPPGPNGPPGPPGPPGPPGTFPGSPPAKPSPGNKGTPGKGAPGSPGTPGTPGNRGTPGSGSPGTPGTPGTPGTPDKGNRPYNPRESDRETEGYLPPLNSPKPYDLDAKCPCSQATLTSNGRSSSNYKPQASIYNNVMPAALPDKIPVYPQQPGLPSTLSPNNLPEGAVIAFMPVVFFPSISALQDCNQKTTPVIPAAFTSPYKSNEQCMCPCSCTQSLPNRNIKKRSNSESHDHHNEGHSHPKVQEHEH, from the exons ATGTATAATGTTAACC AATCTGGTACTTTTAATGCTTATAATACTCCTAATAATCGGCCTAAAGCTACTCGTACACCTAAACCTAGAAATGATGTTGGTGACG ATGTGGACGATGGCAAGTACTACCATGATGACTCAGGTAAATACACCCATATAGAAGGACCAAAGGGACCAGGTGCCGTTGGTTATGAACATATCGAAGGTCCTGAAGGTGGTGTCGGTGGTGAAGGTGGATTTGGAGGAAATGGTGGTTTCGGAGGCAATGGAGGATTTGGCCCAGGAGGACCCGGTGGACCAGGTGGACCAGGAGGTCCAAACGGACCAAATGGACCACCCGGACCAAACGGACCCCCTGGACCACCCGGACCACCAGGACCTCCCGGAACTTTCCCag GCTCACCACCAGCCAAACCAAGCCCAGGTAATAAGGGAACACCAGGAAAAGGTGCACCCGGATCACCCGGAACTCCCGGCACCCCAGGAAACCGTGGAACACCAGGAAGCGGTAGCCCAGGAACTCCAGGAACACCAGGTACACCGGGAACTCCCGACAAAGGAAACCGCCCTTATAATCCCCGTGAATCAGACCGTGAAACTGAGGGTTATTTACCACCCCTAAATTCCCCCAAACCCTATGATTTAG ACGCTAAATGTCCATGCTCCCAGGCCACACTAACATCAAATGGTAGAAGCTCATCGAATTACAAACCACAAGCCTCGATCTATAATAACGTAATGCCAGCTGCACTACCCGATAAAATTCCAGTTTACCCTCAACAACCTGGACTTCCAAGCACTCTGTCTCCTAACAATCTCCCCGAAGGGGCTGTCATTGCTTTCATGCCAGTGGTTTTCTTTCCTTCTATCAGCGCGCTGCAAGATTGCAATCAGAAAACAACTCCTGTGATACCAGCAGCCTTCACAAGTCCTTATAAGTCAAACGAACAGTGTATGTGCCCATGTTCCTGTACCCAAAGTCTGCCAAACAGGAACATTAAGAAACGCTCAAACAGCGAAAGTCATGACCACCATAATGAGGGACATTCGCACCCAAAGGTCCAAGAGCATGAGCACTAA